CAATTGCCCTTGCGCCCGCAGCCTTTGCCATCTGCATATCGTAGATAGCGTCGCCAATGACGATGGCATCAGCGGCCTTCATGCCGGCCTCGTCGCAGCATTCGGTTACCATGGCCGGATGCGGCTTCGACGGACAATCGTCGGCCGTCCGAGAGACGATGAAATGCGGCGTGAAGCCATGTGTTTCCAGGACATTGACAAGCCCGCGGCGCGACTTTCCGGTAACGGCGCCGATCAGAATGTCCTCCCTTGCTGCGAGCCTGTCTATCATCGGCTTAATCCCGGCGAAAAGCGGCACATCCATGCCGGGCTCGTGCCTTACGTCCATGTAGATCGACCTGTAGTGCGCCGTCATTGCAATCGCCTCGTCATCGACATGCAGCTTGCCCTGCATGCGGGCAATCGCGATGTCGAGGGTCAGACCGATGATCGATTTTGTTTTGGAAACATCCGGCCATGGATGACCGAATTGAACGAAGGTTCTGGCCATCACCTCATGGATCAGCGCGGCACTGTCGACCAAGGTGCCGTCGCAATCGAAGAGAACAAGCCTCATTCGTCAATCCTC
Above is a window of Rhizobium etli 8C-3 DNA encoding:
- a CDS encoding HAD-IA family hydrolase, yielding MRLVLFDCDGTLVDSAALIHEVMARTFVQFGHPWPDVSKTKSIIGLTLDIAIARMQGKLHVDDEAIAMTAHYRSIYMDVRHEPGMDVPLFAGIKPMIDRLAAREDILIGAVTGKSRRGLVNVLETHGFTPHFIVSRTADDCPSKPHPAMVTECCDEAGMKAADAIVIGDAIYDMQMAKAAGARAIGVSWGYASIDELIGAGADIIAYHPNDVLDHF